The genomic window GGACAGCGCCCTGCCGCTGCGCCGCCTGCTCGAACTCAACGACGAGCACGGGTACTCGCGGGTGCCGGTCTATCAGGACACCGGCGACAACATCGTGGGCATCGCGCACATCGGTGACGTGCTGCGCCACCTTGGCGAACTCGACCACCTCACCATCGCCGACATCATGCGCCCGGTCTTTTTCGTGCCCGAAGCGATGAAGATCAAGGACTTGCTCGCCAAGATGCGTGCCAAGAAGTCGCACATGAGCATCGTGGTCGACGAGTTCGGCGGCACCATGGGCCTGGTCACGCTTGAAGACGCCATCGAGGAAATCGTGGGTGAAATCTACGACGAGACCGTCGAGGAAGAGGAGCAGCCCATCATCGTGATCGCCGAGGGGATCTACCTGATGGACGCCAGCCTGACCGTGCATGAGGTCGAGGAGCGGCTGGGCAGCAATCTCGAAGACGGCGAGGCCGAATACGACACGCTGGCGGGGTTCATGACCAGTCACTTCGGTGACATTCCCGAGGTGGGCCAGAGCTTTGTCCACGGCGGCTGGTCGTTCACGGTCGAGGAAGCCGACCAGCGCCGGGTCACGCGGGTGCGGGTGGAGCGCGCGCCCGACGCCGACCCCTTCGATATTCCCATAGAGTTGCCCCGTGACTGAACAGAATGCTGAATCTATTGCTTCCCACCCGGACGGCAACGCCCTGCACCTGACGCCCGACCCGCAACTGCTCGCCGGGGCTCAGGCCGCGTTCAAGCAGGCGTATGCGCCCTACAGCAAGTTCCGGGTCGGCGCCGCGCTCCGCACCCCCGACGGGCAGGTCTTTTTCGGGGCCAACGTCGAAAACTCCAGCTTCGGTCTTACCCGCTGCGCCGAGCAGTCGGCGGTGCAGGCCCTGGCGACGGCGGGCGGACGGACCTTCACCGACCTGGTGGTCTACACCGAGGCCAGCCCGCCCGCGACTCCCTGCGGGGCCTGCCGCCAGATTCTGTTCGAGTTCGCGCCCGACGCCCGTGTGGTCTGCACCAACGCGCAGGGCGAGGTCATCAGCGGCCTGGTGCGCGACTTTCTGCCGCACGGCTTTCGGCTGGCGCAGGAAGAGGAAGAGCCCGGAGCAGGCGGGTGAGCTACGCTGAGCGGCGATGATTGACCGCTACCTGACCCCCGAAATGAAGGTTCTCTGGAGCGAGGCGAACAAGTACCGCGCCTGGCTGAAGGTCGAGCTGAGTGCCCTGCAGGCGCAGGCCCGGCACGGCGAGGTGCCCGCCGAAGCGCATGCCGCGCTGGTACAAAAGAGTGAAGCCGACCCCCTCGACGACGCCTTCGCGCAGCAGGTGGCCGAAATCGAGGCCGTGACCCGGCACGACATCGTGGCCTTTACCCGCGCCCTGACCGAGCGTTACGGCGAGGAGGCCCGCTTTATCCACCACGGCCTGACGAGCACCGACGTGGTGGACACCGCGCAAAACCTGCTGCTTGAC from Deinococcus radiodurans R1 = ATCC 13939 = DSM 20539 includes these protein-coding regions:
- the cdd gene encoding cytidine deaminase, which codes for MTEQNAESIASHPDGNALHLTPDPQLLAGAQAAFKQAYAPYSKFRVGAALRTPDGQVFFGANVENSSFGLTRCAEQSAVQALATAGGRTFTDLVVYTEASPPATPCGACRQILFEFAPDARVVCTNAQGEVISGLVRDFLPHGFRLAQEEEEPGAGG